A genome region from Clostridium sp. 'White wine YQ' includes the following:
- the rplQ gene encoding 50S ribosomal protein L17: MPGYRKLGRPTDQRRAMLRNLVTSFLKHGKIETTDTRAKEARSLAENMITLAKRGDLHARRQVLSFVTEEDVVKKLFEEIAPKYAERKGGYTRMFKVGPRRGDGAELVILELV; encoded by the coding sequence ATGCCAGGTTATCGTAAATTAGGTCGTCCAACAGACCAAAGAAGAGCTATGTTAAGAAACCTTGTTACAAGCTTCTTAAAGCATGGCAAAATTGAAACTACTGACACTAGAGCGAAAGAAGCAAGAAGCCTTGCTGAAAATATGATTACTCTAGCAAAAAGAGGAGATCTTCACGCTAGAAGACAAGTTTTATCTTTCGTAACTGAAGAAGATGTAGTTAAGAAATTATTTGAAGAAATCGCTCCTAAATACGCTGAACGTAAAGGTGGATACACTAGAATGTTCAAAGTTGGTCCAAGAAGAGGAGACGGTGCTGAATTAGTTATACTTGAATTAGTATAA
- the rpsM gene encoding 30S ribosomal protein S13, whose amino-acid sequence MARIAGVDLPREKRVEIGLTYIYGIGLSTSQKILAETGINPDTRVKDLNEDEVNAIRNIIKDRVVEGDLRREIALNIKRLVEIGCYRGIRHRKGLPVRGQKTKTNARTRKGPKKTIANKKK is encoded by the coding sequence ATGGCTAGAATAGCTGGTGTTGACCTACCAAGAGAAAAAAGAGTTGAGATAGGTCTAACTTATATATACGGAATAGGTTTATCCACTTCTCAAAAGATATTAGCAGAAACTGGAATAAACCCAGACACAAGAGTAAAAGACTTAAATGAAGACGAAGTAAATGCTATAAGAAATATCATAAAGGATAGAGTTGTTGAGGGAGATTTAAGAAGAGAAATCGCTCTTAACATCAAAAGACTAGTTGAAATTGGTTGCTACAGAGGAATTAGACATAGAAAAGGTCTTCCTGTAAGAGGACAAAAAACTAAAACTAATGCAAGAACTAGAAAAGGTCCAAAGAAAACTATTGCTAACAAGAAAAAATAG
- a CDS encoding energy-coupling factor transporter ATPase gives MEKNIVKCENLSFKYLSHENGEEYYALKGVDLEVKKGEFLVVLGHNGSGKSTIAKHINALLIPSDGTVYVNGLDTKNEQNIWDVRKTAGMVFQNPDNQMVATIVEEDVAFGPENLGVEPSEIRRRVDESLNKVGMYEYRRHAPHLLSGGQKQRIAIAGILAMQPECIILDEPTAMLDPSGRKEVIRTIKEINKNLGITIILITHYMDEAVEGDRVVVMEQGNIVLQGKPREVFSKVKEMKEIGLDVPQVTELAFELQKSGIEIGTEILNVDEMVNALCQLK, from the coding sequence ATGGAAAAAAATATTGTAAAATGCGAAAATCTTAGTTTTAAATATCTCTCTCATGAAAATGGAGAAGAGTATTATGCCTTAAAAGGTGTAGATTTAGAGGTTAAAAAAGGTGAATTTTTAGTAGTTTTAGGACATAATGGTTCAGGAAAATCAACTATAGCAAAGCACATAAACGCGTTGCTAATACCTTCAGACGGAACTGTATATGTAAATGGTCTGGATACTAAAAATGAACAAAATATATGGGATGTAAGAAAAACAGCAGGAATGGTATTCCAAAATCCTGATAATCAAATGGTAGCTACTATTGTAGAAGAGGATGTTGCATTTGGACCAGAAAATCTTGGAGTTGAACCAAGTGAGATTAGAAGAAGAGTAGATGAAAGCCTTAATAAGGTTGGTATGTATGAATATAGAAGGCATGCACCACATCTATTATCAGGTGGCCAAAAACAAAGAATTGCAATAGCAGGTATACTTGCTATGCAACCAGAATGTATTATACTTGATGAGCCAACAGCTATGTTAGACCCTTCAGGAAGAAAAGAAGTAATTAGAACCATAAAAGAGATAAATAAAAATCTAGGAATAACTATTATTTTAATTACTCATTACATGGATGAAGCAGTTGAAGGTGATAGAGTAGTTGTAATGGAACAAGGAAATATTGTATTACAAGGAAAACCTAGAGAGGTATTTTCAAAAGTAAAAGAAATGAAAGAGATTGGCTTGGATGTACCACAAGTGACTGAATTAGCATTTGAATTACAAAAATCAGGGATAGAAATAGGTACAGAAATATTAAATGTGGATGAGATGGTGAATGCATTATGTCAATTAAAGTAA
- the infA gene encoding translation initiation factor IF-1, which translates to MSKDDVIEMQGVVLESLPNAMFQVELESGHKILAHISGKLRMNFIRILPGDKVTVELSQYDLTRGRITWRAK; encoded by the coding sequence ATGTCAAAAGATGATGTAATTGAAATGCAAGGGGTAGTTCTAGAATCATTACCTAATGCTATGTTCCAAGTAGAATTGGAAAGTGGGCATAAAATCCTTGCTCACATTTCAGGAAAGTTAAGAATGAACTTCATAAGAATTCTTCCAGGAGATAAGGTTACAGTTGAATTATCTCAATATGATCTTACAAGAGGCAGAATTACTTGGAGAGCAAAATAA
- the rpmJ gene encoding 50S ribosomal protein L36, producing the protein MKVRPSVKPICEKCKIIKRKGRVMVICENPKHKQKQG; encoded by the coding sequence ATGAAAGTCAGACCATCAGTTAAGCCTATTTGCGAAAAGTGCAAAATTATAAAAAGAAAAGGTAGAGTAATGGTTATTTGCGAAAACCCAAAGCACAAGCAAAAACAAGGCTAA
- a CDS encoding DNA-directed RNA polymerase subunit alpha produces the protein MLEIEKPIIECIEQSEDGTYGKFVVEPLERGYGITLGNALRRILLSSLPGVATTSVKIDGVLHEFSTVTGVKEDVTELILNIKGLALRMSGEGPKVIYIDAKGPGVVTAGDIKTDGDVEVVNKDLHIATLDDEGRLYMELTVNRGRGYVTQNKNKSDSLPLSAIAVDSIYTPVKRVNFTVENTRVGQITDYDKLTLEIWTNGTIKIDEAISLSAKILIEHFKLFMSLTDNTSDMEIMIEKEEDKKEKVLEMTIEELDLSVRSYNCLKRAGINTVQELAQRSMDDMMKVRNLGKKSLEEVERKLKELGLGLRLSDE, from the coding sequence ATGTTAGAAATAGAAAAGCCAATTATTGAATGTATTGAACAAAGTGAAGATGGAACTTATGGTAAGTTCGTAGTTGAACCATTAGAAAGAGGATATGGAATTACACTAGGTAATGCACTTAGAAGAATTCTTTTATCATCTTTACCAGGAGTTGCAACTACATCTGTGAAGATTGATGGAGTACTACACGAATTCTCTACAGTTACTGGTGTTAAAGAAGATGTTACTGAATTAATTCTTAACATTAAAGGTCTTGCACTAAGAATGAGTGGAGAAGGTCCAAAGGTTATATATATAGATGCCAAAGGTCCAGGAGTAGTAACAGCAGGAGACATTAAAACTGACGGAGATGTTGAGGTAGTAAATAAGGATTTACATATTGCTACTTTAGATGATGAAGGCAGACTTTATATGGAACTTACTGTTAATAGAGGTAGAGGATATGTTACACAAAACAAAAACAAATCTGACTCATTACCACTAAGTGCTATTGCTGTAGATTCAATTTATACTCCTGTTAAAAGAGTAAACTTTACTGTTGAAAATACAAGAGTAGGTCAAATTACAGATTATGATAAGTTAACATTAGAAATTTGGACTAATGGTACAATTAAAATTGATGAAGCTATAAGTCTATCAGCTAAAATACTGATAGAACACTTCAAACTTTTCATGTCATTAACTGATAATACTAGTGATATGGAAATAATGATTGAAAAAGAAGAAGATAAGAAGGAAAAGGTTCTTGAGATGACTATCGAGGAACTAGACCTTTCTGTTAGATCATATAACTGTTTAAAGAGAGCAGGTATAAACACTGTTCAAGAACTTGCACAAAGATCCATGGATGATATGATGAAAGTAAGAAACTTAGGTAAAAAATCACTTGAAGAGGTTGAAAGAAAACTTAAGGAACTAGGCTTAGGATTAAGACTAAGCGATGAGTAA
- a CDS encoding adenylate kinase: protein MKIVLFGPPGAGKGTQAKSISNRYSIPHISTGDIFRKNISENTPLGVEAKKYIDKGQLVPDEVTINMVKDRLQEEDCQNGYLLDGFPRTVFQAESLHDFLQDRNEVLDTALLIQVPGEFILERMTGRRVCPSCGASYHIKFNPPLEKGKCDVCGSDVIQRKDDSEETVQERLTVYENQTQPLIEFYKKEGLLEVVDGTQAINEVFESICDILGSE, encoded by the coding sequence GTGAAAATTGTATTATTTGGTCCTCCTGGTGCAGGAAAAGGGACACAGGCAAAGTCAATTAGTAATAGATACTCCATACCACACATTTCAACTGGAGATATTTTCAGAAAAAACATTTCTGAAAACACTCCATTGGGTGTTGAAGCGAAGAAATATATTGACAAAGGTCAATTAGTTCCAGATGAAGTAACTATTAATATGGTTAAAGATAGATTGCAAGAAGAAGATTGCCAAAATGGTTATCTGTTAGATGGATTCCCAAGGACAGTATTTCAAGCTGAATCACTTCATGACTTCTTACAAGATAGAAATGAAGTATTAGATACAGCACTACTAATTCAAGTTCCAGGAGAATTTATTTTAGAAAGAATGACAGGAAGAAGAGTTTGTCCATCTTGTGGAGCAAGTTACCACATAAAGTTCAATCCACCTTTAGAAAAAGGTAAATGTGATGTTTGTGGTTCGGATGTTATCCAAAGAAAAGATGATAGTGAAGAAACTGTTCAAGAAAGATTAACTGTTTATGAAAACCAAACTCAACCACTTATAGAATTCTATAAGAAAGAGGGATTACTTGAGGTTGTAGATGGTACACAAGCAATTAATGAGGTCTTTGAAAGCATCTGTGATATATTAGGAAGTGAGTAA
- the map gene encoding type I methionyl aminopeptidase, with translation MIILKNDNEINLMRNAGHLLAETLNLIETKIKPGITTEELDKIAEEFITKHGAKPSFKGLYGFPASLCISVNEQVVHGIPGSTKLIEGDIVSIDCGVLLDGFHSDAARTFPVGNVSETAERLIEVTEKSFFKGIEKAIVDNRLTDISYEIQKYVEDAGFSVVRDYVGHGIGKSVHEDPDVPNFGRPGRGPKLSSGMVLAIEPMVNVGTWRVKTLNDDWTVVTADGKYSAHYENTVAILPNGPEILTLIK, from the coding sequence ATGATTATTTTAAAAAATGATAATGAAATCAACCTAATGAGAAATGCAGGACACTTATTGGCAGAGACATTAAATTTAATTGAAACTAAAATAAAACCTGGTATTACTACTGAGGAATTAGATAAAATTGCAGAAGAATTTATAACTAAGCATGGAGCAAAACCTTCCTTTAAAGGATTATATGGTTTTCCAGCTTCACTCTGTATATCTGTTAATGAGCAAGTAGTTCATGGAATACCAGGAAGCACAAAGTTAATAGAAGGAGATATCGTAAGCATTGATTGCGGTGTTCTCTTAGATGGATTCCACAGTGATGCAGCAAGAACTTTTCCAGTAGGAAACGTATCTGAAACTGCTGAAAGACTAATTGAAGTTACCGAAAAAAGTTTTTTCAAGGGAATTGAAAAGGCAATTGTAGATAATAGATTAACAGACATCTCATACGAAATTCAAAAGTATGTAGAAGATGCAGGGTTTTCAGTAGTAAGAGATTATGTAGGACATGGAATAGGAAAAAGTGTTCATGAGGATCCTGATGTTCCTAATTTCGGAAGACCTGGAAGAGGTCCAAAATTATCATCAGGAATGGTATTAGCAATAGAACCAATGGTCAACGTTGGAACTTGGAGAGTTAAAACCTTAAACGATGATTGGACTGTAGTGACAGCTGATGGGAAGTATTCAGCTCATTATGAAAATACTGTTGCTATTTTACCTAATGGTCCCGAGATACTAACACTAATTAAATAG
- the rpsD gene encoding 30S ribosomal protein S4, with protein MARYTGSACRLCRREGAKLFLKGDRCYTDKCAFVRRSYAPGQHGASRKKLSNYGTQLREKQKAKRIYGVLEKQFRKYYEKAERMRGITGENLLMLLEMRLDNVAFRLGYGSSRAEARQLVTHGHFLVNGKKVDIASYRVSVNDVISVSEKSRATEKFKVFAENPKTLPKWLAANTENFEGKVVAVPAREDIDINVNETLIVELYSK; from the coding sequence ATGGCAAGATATACTGGATCTGCATGTAGATTATGTAGAAGAGAAGGTGCAAAACTATTCCTTAAAGGGGATAGATGCTATACAGATAAATGTGCTTTCGTTAGAAGAAGTTATGCGCCAGGACAACATGGAGCTAGCAGAAAGAAACTTTCTAACTATGGAACACAATTAAGAGAAAAGCAAAAAGCTAAGAGAATTTACGGAGTACTTGAAAAACAATTCAGAAAGTACTACGAAAAAGCTGAAAGAATGAGAGGAATAACAGGTGAAAACCTACTTATGTTACTAGAAATGAGACTAGATAACGTAGCTTTCAGACTAGGTTACGGTTCTTCAAGAGCTGAAGCTAGACAATTAGTTACTCATGGACATTTCTTAGTAAATGGTAAGAAGGTAGATATTGCTTCTTACAGAGTAAGCGTAAATGATGTTATTTCTGTATCAGAAAAAAGCAGAGCAACAGAAAAATTCAAAGTTTTTGCAGAAAATCCAAAGACTTTACCAAAGTGGTTAGCTGCTAATACTGAAAACTTTGAAGGTAAAGTAGTTGCTGTACCAGCAAGAGAAGACATTGACATCAATGTTAATGAAACTCTTATCGTTGAGTTATACAGTAAGTAA
- the rpsK gene encoding 30S ribosomal protein S11 produces the protein MVAAKVKKTRRRKERKNVEHGAAHIKSTFNNSIVTLTDAAGNALSWSSAGALGFRGSRKSTPFAAQMAAETAAKSAMEHGLKSVEVYVKGPGSGREAAIRSLQAAGLEVTLIKDVTPIPHNGCRPPKRRRV, from the coding sequence ATGGTAGCAGCAAAAGTTAAGAAAACAAGAAGAAGAAAAGAAAGAAAGAATGTTGAACACGGAGCAGCTCACATTAAGTCAACTTTCAACAATTCTATAGTAACTTTAACTGATGCAGCAGGTAATGCTTTATCATGGTCATCAGCTGGAGCGTTAGGATTTAGAGGCTCAAGAAAGAGTACTCCATTTGCAGCTCAAATGGCGGCTGAAACTGCAGCTAAATCTGCTATGGAACACGGATTAAAGAGTGTTGAGGTTTACGTTAAAGGACCTGGATCAGGTAGAGAAGCTGCTATAAGAAGTTTACAAGCTGCTGGTTTAGAAGTAACTCTAATTAAGGATGTTACTCCAATACCACACAACGGTTGTAGACCACCAAAAAGAAGAAGAGTGTAG